Proteins encoded within one genomic window of Thiothrix litoralis:
- a CDS encoding bifunctional DedA family/phosphatase PAP2 family protein has product MQAFFQHLLDIVAQNPVLAVWLAFAVSVAEAVLVIGLFVPSTTVLVGIGGLIGLGKLPFWPIFWVVALGAALGDAISYWIGHTYRERLYAMWPFSRYTSLLASGQEYFTVHGGKSVVIGRFIPGVKAVVPGIAGMMGMNPVRFTTLNVLSAFAWAATHLLPGMSAGWVMARLGAISQRLALMFGVLLVLTVVLIWVGQYGLVAGLRCLPRWQMAFSRWGETYEGWGKGAVQRMVLPHHADFRLLVLLNLLVVMGVVGIAWLLETLSSQGMMFQLDHAFSQSVQALRTQWTDPLMLAVTMLGDAAVVVAVLLAMLLVLAWERRWWLLAGVALTFTASIVFVDGMKWLVQTTRPVADLYTGVAAFSFPSGHATVSFTLSGLLGWFVYRGGGAWMRALLLPLLAVLAVLVAFSRLYLGAHWPSDVMAGWLFGIGVLAAFAQFFRQDRVERRLAVRMLVVSGMALVLVGGLHLDQGWGNATVQYARRTPPPLLLPQPWEVGGWATLPAYRTDVVGEHEEPFLLQWRGSPQALQQALPGWVAAPDWTVQTLNRFAFPDSTAEQLPVLPKLNEGRMQAYTWVKPGTLASVEGRYVLRLYPQTVAETGQPPATLWLGTLAFEGLHHPFGQLSLLWMPGEKVACVGSPLLLALPHAQEVGAMLEVVEGHACSGRLVLAGE; this is encoded by the coding sequence ATGCAAGCCTTTTTCCAACATTTGCTGGATATTGTCGCCCAGAACCCGGTGTTGGCGGTGTGGTTGGCCTTTGCCGTGTCAGTGGCGGAAGCGGTGCTGGTGATTGGCCTGTTTGTGCCGAGCACCACCGTATTGGTGGGGATCGGTGGCTTGATCGGGCTGGGGAAGCTGCCGTTCTGGCCGATTTTTTGGGTGGTCGCGCTGGGGGCGGCGCTGGGCGATGCGATTTCTTACTGGATCGGGCATACCTATCGCGAACGCCTGTACGCAATGTGGCCGTTTTCCCGCTATACCAGCTTGCTGGCTTCCGGGCAGGAATACTTCACGGTGCATGGCGGCAAAAGCGTGGTGATCGGGCGTTTTATTCCCGGCGTGAAGGCGGTTGTGCCGGGCATTGCCGGGATGATGGGGATGAACCCGGTACGTTTTACCACGTTGAATGTATTGTCAGCCTTTGCCTGGGCGGCGACGCATTTGTTGCCGGGTATGTCCGCCGGTTGGGTCATGGCGCGTCTCGGGGCGATAAGCCAGCGCTTGGCGCTCATGTTCGGCGTGCTGCTGGTGCTAACGGTAGTATTAATCTGGGTAGGGCAATACGGTCTTGTCGCCGGGCTGCGCTGTTTGCCGCGTTGGCAGATGGCTTTTTCACGCTGGGGCGAAACGTATGAAGGGTGGGGTAAGGGAGCCGTGCAGCGCATGGTGCTGCCGCATCATGCCGATTTCCGTTTGCTGGTGCTGTTGAACTTGCTGGTAGTCATGGGCGTGGTGGGGATAGCTTGGTTGCTGGAAACCCTTTCCAGTCAGGGGATGATGTTCCAGCTTGATCATGCCTTCAGCCAGTCGGTGCAAGCCTTGCGCACCCAATGGACAGACCCGTTGATGCTGGCAGTTACTATGCTGGGGGATGCTGCCGTGGTGGTGGCGGTGTTGCTGGCCATGCTGCTGGTGCTGGCGTGGGAACGGCGCTGGTGGTTATTGGCGGGGGTTGCCTTGACCTTTACGGCGTCGATTGTGTTTGTGGATGGGATGAAATGGCTGGTGCAGACTACCCGCCCGGTGGCTGATTTGTATACCGGGGTGGCGGCGTTTTCTTTCCCCAGTGGTCATGCCACGGTGAGTTTTACCCTGTCGGGGTTGTTGGGCTGGTTTGTCTACCGAGGTGGCGGGGCGTGGATGCGTGCATTGCTCTTACCGCTGTTGGCAGTGCTGGCGGTATTGGTGGCCTTTTCGCGGCTTTATCTGGGGGCGCATTGGCCTTCCGATGTCATGGCGGGCTGGTTGTTCGGCATCGGGGTGCTGGCTGCGTTTGCACAGTTTTTCCGGCAGGATCGGGTGGAAAGGCGTTTGGCGGTGCGGATGCTTGTCGTTAGCGGGATGGCGCTGGTATTGGTCGGTGGTTTGCATCTCGATCAGGGCTGGGGGAATGCCACGGTGCAATATGCCCGGCGTACCCCGCCGCCCTTGTTATTGCCGCAGCCTTGGGAAGTGGGGGGCTGGGCGACATTGCCTGCTTACCGGACAGATGTGGTGGGCGAACATGAGGAGCCTTTCCTGCTGCAATGGCGGGGTAGCCCGCAAGCCTTGCAACAGGCATTACCAGGCTGGGTTGCCGCGCCGGACTGGACGGTGCAGACCTTGAACCGTTTCGCTTTCCCCGATAGTACGGCGGAACAATTGCCCGTATTGCCAAAGCTGAATGAGGGAAGAATGCAGGCGTATACGTGGGTCAAGCCGGGGACGTTGGCAAGCGTGGAAGGCCGCTATGTATTGCGCCTTTACCCGCAAACAGTCGCTGAGACAGGCCAGCCGCCTGCGACCCTGTGGCTGGGAACGCTGGCGTTTGAAGGTTTGCATCACCCGTTTGGGCAATTAAGTTTGTTGTGGATGCCGGGTGAAAAGGTTGCGTGTGTGGGTTCGCCGCTGTTGTTGGCGTTGCCCCATGCGCAAGAAGTGGGCGCGATGCTGGAGGTGGTGGAAGGCCATGCTTGTAGCGGGCGTTTGGTATTGGCAGGAGAGTAA
- a CDS encoding cation diffusion facilitator family transporter: protein MEHHHHDHHAPASFNRMFILGIALNAGFVAIEAFFGWQINSLALLADAGHNLSDVAGLIVAWGGLLAGGLSANARHTYGWKRASILAAFANALFLLMAMGALMWEAFGRLGSQAVPDGYTVMWVAGVGVMVNTLTALLFMRGQSHDLNIRGAFLHMAADALISAGVVVSGALALWFGWGWLDPVVSLVIAVVIVVGTWGLFRQSLHLLFDGVPHTVSLPDVHAYLAALPGVEQVHDLHIWALGTSEVALTAHLLIPAGCPGDAFLVDLATTLRQKFGIHHPTIQIETLPAECGCHQHFLSGDV, encoded by the coding sequence ATGGAACATCATCATCACGACCATCATGCCCCGGCATCATTCAACCGGATGTTTATTCTGGGGATTGCCCTGAATGCGGGCTTCGTCGCCATTGAGGCATTTTTTGGCTGGCAAATCAATTCACTGGCCTTGTTGGCTGATGCAGGCCATAACCTGAGTGACGTCGCTGGGCTGATTGTGGCGTGGGGCGGGTTGTTGGCGGGCGGCTTGTCAGCTAATGCACGCCACACCTATGGCTGGAAACGGGCTTCCATTCTGGCGGCGTTTGCCAATGCGCTGTTTTTGCTGATGGCGATGGGGGCGTTGATGTGGGAAGCCTTTGGGCGGCTAGGCAGTCAGGCTGTCCCGGATGGTTATACCGTTATGTGGGTAGCGGGCGTGGGGGTTATGGTGAATACCTTGACGGCCTTGCTGTTCATGCGTGGGCAGTCGCATGACCTGAATATCCGGGGTGCTTTCCTGCACATGGCGGCCGATGCGCTGATTTCAGCCGGTGTGGTGGTGTCGGGCGCATTGGCGTTGTGGTTTGGTTGGGGGTGGTTGGATCCGGTGGTCAGTTTGGTGATTGCTGTCGTGATTGTGGTGGGAACATGGGGCTTGTTCCGCCAGTCACTGCACTTGTTGTTTGATGGCGTGCCGCACACGGTCAGTTTGCCGGATGTTCACGCCTACTTGGCGGCATTGCCGGGGGTGGAACAGGTGCATGACTTGCATATCTGGGCGTTGGGGACTTCAGAAGTGGCATTGACGGCACATTTGTTGATTCCCGCCGGGTGTCCGGGGGATGCGTTTTTGGTGGATTTGGCTACTACGCTGCGGCAGAAGTTTGGCATCCATCACCCGACCATCCAGATTGAAACCTTACCGGCGGAATGCGGCTGTCACCAACATTTTTTGTCCGGTGACGTGTAA
- a CDS encoding COG4705 family protein, producing MNAITANSALIKVPIIITLYFWVIKILATTVGETGADFLIFNLNWGLPLTSALMSVVLVGFLFAQVKTKTYTPWLYWLTVVMVSIVGTLITDNLTDNLGVPLTVSTAAFSAVLAVTFWLWHKSEGSLSIHSIYTAKRELFYWAAILFTFALGTAAGDLLAESVGLGYAISALAFGAVIAVITIGFYAFKLNGILAFWLAYIITRPLGASIGDLLSQNVGNGGLGLGTMGTSAVFLVAIVGLVSYLTLSRVDAPKAVEGAV from the coding sequence ATGAACGCTATAACGGCCAATTCGGCGCTGATCAAAGTGCCGATTATTATCACCCTGTATTTCTGGGTCATCAAAATTCTCGCCACCACCGTCGGTGAAACCGGCGCGGATTTCCTGATTTTTAACCTGAACTGGGGGCTGCCCCTTACCTCTGCGCTGATGAGCGTGGTGCTGGTGGGGTTTCTGTTTGCGCAGGTGAAAACCAAAACCTATACGCCGTGGCTGTACTGGCTGACGGTGGTCATGGTGAGCATTGTGGGTACACTGATTACCGATAACCTGACGGATAACCTTGGTGTGCCGTTAACGGTTTCTACCGCTGCTTTCAGTGCGGTGCTGGCGGTGACATTCTGGCTGTGGCATAAAAGTGAAGGTTCGCTTTCCATCCACAGTATCTACACCGCTAAACGTGAGTTGTTTTACTGGGCAGCAATCCTGTTTACTTTCGCATTGGGTACGGCGGCGGGCGACTTGCTGGCGGAATCCGTGGGGCTGGGTTACGCCATTTCTGCGTTGGCGTTTGGTGCGGTGATTGCGGTGATTACCATCGGCTTTTATGCCTTTAAACTCAATGGGATTCTGGCTTTCTGGCTGGCTTATATCATTACCCGCCCGTTGGGGGCTTCGATCGGTGACTTGCTGTCGCAGAATGTGGGCAACGGTGGTCTGGGTTTGGGAACAATGGGAACCAGCGCGGTGTTTCTGGTGGCTATCGTGGGGTTGGTTTCTTACCTGACCCTGAGCCGTGTGGATGCGCCGAAAGCTGTTGAAGGAGCTGTGTAA
- a CDS encoding COG4705 family protein — MNTNTTTIDTGVKSSAMGALVNRVPHIILLYWVIKIASTTLGETGADMVSMTYNFGYGTTILMFMGLFLVFLGIKLAIKRYEPVTYWLTFTATAIAGTAISDYIDRTLGLGYAAGSALLVTLLLIVLLAWYVREKSINVEVITSTPSEVFYWLAFLIANTLGTAAGDFLADNMALGFATSAALITGVLVAIALLHFYTKVSGTLLFWLAFVLTRPFGATFGDWLTKTHEKGGLDLGTVGASLFFAVILIAAIYRETWVEKSGKAISELD; from the coding sequence ATGAATACGAATACAACGACGATAGATACTGGTGTTAAGTCCAGCGCAATGGGGGCGCTGGTTAACCGTGTACCGCACATTATCCTGCTGTACTGGGTGATCAAGATTGCTTCGACTACGCTGGGTGAAACCGGGGCAGACATGGTTTCCATGACCTACAACTTCGGGTATGGAACCACCATCCTGATGTTCATGGGGCTGTTTCTGGTTTTTCTGGGCATCAAACTGGCGATCAAACGCTATGAGCCAGTGACGTACTGGCTGACCTTTACCGCAACTGCCATTGCCGGGACGGCGATTTCCGATTACATCGACCGCACCTTGGGACTGGGTTATGCAGCAGGTTCTGCTTTGCTGGTCACGCTGTTACTGATCGTGTTGTTGGCGTGGTACGTGCGGGAAAAATCCATCAATGTGGAAGTTATTACCAGCACACCATCGGAAGTGTTTTACTGGCTGGCGTTCTTGATTGCCAATACGCTGGGGACAGCGGCAGGTGATTTCTTGGCCGATAATATGGCGTTGGGTTTTGCTACCAGCGCTGCGTTGATTACGGGTGTGCTGGTGGCGATTGCTTTGCTGCACTTCTATACCAAAGTCTCCGGGACTTTGCTGTTCTGGCTGGCGTTTGTATTGACCCGTCCGTTTGGGGCAACTTTTGGCGACTGGTTGACTAAAACGCATGAGAAAGGCGGCCTTGATCTGGGTACAGTGGGGGCATCGCTGTTTTTTGCCGTCATCCTGATTGCGGCGATTTACCGCGAAACGTGGGTGGAAAAGTCTGGCAAAGCCATCTCCGAACTGGATTGA
- a CDS encoding response regulator, whose protein sequence is MRLLLAEDDRLIGTAIQQALKDAAYALDWVLDGESALSAIRTHSYDLLLLDLGLPRKDGVAVLQHLRQSQQILPVIIITARDSLEDRVQGLDLGADDYLVKPFAINELLARIRAVSRRHQGSGHPLLGNGILELDPLTHTVTRGETSTTLSAREFALLQALLVRPGTILSRAELEDRIYGWNEEVESNAVEFIIHSLRKKLGSDAIKNVRGVGWMVVKGN, encoded by the coding sequence ATGCGACTGTTGCTGGCGGAAGATGACCGGCTGATCGGCACAGCCATTCAGCAAGCCCTGAAAGATGCGGCTTACGCGCTCGATTGGGTGCTGGATGGTGAATCCGCGCTGAGTGCCATCAGAACACACAGCTACGATTTGTTGCTGCTTGATCTCGGCTTGCCGCGTAAGGATGGCGTGGCAGTCCTCCAGCACTTGCGGCAAAGCCAGCAAATCTTGCCCGTCATTATCATTACCGCCCGCGATTCGTTGGAAGACCGGGTACAAGGGCTGGATTTGGGGGCGGATGATTACCTCGTTAAGCCTTTTGCCATCAATGAATTGCTGGCGCGTATTCGTGCCGTCTCCCGGCGTCATCAAGGCTCGGGTCATCCGCTTCTCGGCAATGGTATCCTCGAACTCGATCCGCTAACCCATACGGTCACGCGGGGGGAAACCAGCACCACGCTGTCCGCCCGCGAATTCGCTTTGTTGCAAGCGTTACTGGTACGCCCCGGCACGATCCTTTCCCGCGCTGAACTGGAAGACCGTATCTACGGCTGGAATGAGGAAGTGGAAAGCAATGCGGTCGAATTCATCATCCACTCCCTGCGTAAAAAGCTGGGCAGTGATGCCATCAAGAATGTACGGGGTGTGGGATGGATGGTCGTCAAAGGAAACTGA
- a CDS encoding sensor histidine kinase, translating to MDGRQRKLNRSLQQNLNRWILSAVLVFSLLAGGISGWIAFNEAREWQDSLLQQVGALVATQSGDRNLPADFDPEDTLVLQRLGEKSVNSLPLATDLGDGLHTLEVQGTGWRVLVYGGHFAVSQQTEVRDEVAWDSSLRTFLPILLLAPILMAVVSFAVNRSFMPVRALASVVDRRDENRLDALPDKRVPQELQPFINSLNRLLARLRQAIAQQQRFVADAAHELRTPVTAISLLTENLANATTLAESRERLAPVQEGLERMRTLVTHLLDLARVQGENQAALQPVDFQQIVQAAIGESYPLAEAKSLDLGMLRNEPATLLDVASNLSILVRNALENAIRYTPAGGQVDVSLFVENGQAVLLVEDSGCGIPEAELQQVFEPFYRVGVSTEPGNGLGLAISQEIAKRLGGNITLSNRPQGGLVFGYRQPTSLSFTVLLR from the coding sequence ATGGATGGTCGTCAAAGGAAACTGAACCGTTCGCTCCAGCAAAATCTGAACCGCTGGATATTGTCGGCGGTGCTGGTATTTTCCCTGCTGGCGGGGGGCATATCCGGTTGGATAGCTTTTAATGAAGCCCGCGAATGGCAGGATTCCTTATTGCAACAAGTGGGGGCGCTGGTTGCTACCCAGTCTGGTGATAGGAATTTACCCGCTGATTTTGACCCGGAAGATACCCTCGTATTGCAACGTTTGGGGGAAAAGTCTGTAAACAGCTTGCCCCTTGCCACCGATCTGGGGGATGGTTTGCACACCCTGGAGGTGCAGGGAACAGGCTGGCGAGTGTTGGTTTACGGCGGACATTTTGCGGTCAGCCAGCAAACGGAAGTGCGCGACGAAGTAGCTTGGGATAGCAGTTTACGCACTTTTCTGCCCATCTTGCTATTGGCTCCCATCCTGATGGCGGTGGTTAGTTTTGCGGTTAATCGCAGTTTCATGCCGGTGCGTGCTCTCGCTAGCGTGGTTGACCGGCGCGACGAAAACCGGTTGGATGCCTTGCCGGACAAGCGCGTTCCGCAGGAATTGCAGCCTTTTATCAATTCCCTCAATCGCCTGCTGGCACGGCTGCGCCAAGCGATTGCCCAGCAACAGCGTTTTGTCGCCGATGCCGCGCATGAGTTACGTACTCCGGTAACAGCCATTTCCCTGCTGACCGAAAACCTTGCCAATGCGACCACGCTGGCAGAGTCTCGCGAGCGGCTTGCCCCGGTGCAGGAAGGGCTGGAACGGATGCGTACTCTGGTCACGCATTTGCTCGACCTCGCCCGTGTACAGGGGGAAAATCAGGCTGCGTTACAACCCGTCGATTTTCAGCAAATCGTGCAGGCAGCTATCGGCGAGTCATACCCGCTGGCGGAAGCCAAATCCCTTGATCTGGGAATGCTGCGCAACGAGCCAGCCACGTTGTTGGATGTGGCAAGCAATCTCAGTATCTTGGTGCGTAATGCGCTGGAAAACGCGATCCGCTACACCCCCGCAGGCGGTCAGGTGGATGTTAGCCTGTTTGTGGAAAACGGGCAGGCAGTGTTGCTAGTGGAAGATAGCGGCTGTGGCATCCCCGAAGCCGAGCTGCAACAGGTTTTCGAGCCATTCTACCGGGTGGGTGTCAGCACCGAGCCGGGGAATGGGCTGGGGCTGGCGATCAGTCAGGAAATAGCCAAACGGCTGGGGGGGAATATTACCTTATCCAATCGCCCGCAGGGTGGGCTGGTGTTTGGTTATCGTCAACCCACTAGCCTATCATTTACCGTTTTGTTGCGGTGA
- a CDS encoding c-type cytochrome, translated as MKKLIVSVVFSTLCFASWNASAEDKPIDPAAGKTLYETYCFMCHDRGLGHAPRPGEKGDWAKLLPLGEDTLYTSIIDGPNHMYSKGISPIWSEWQLKSMIRYLTSTVTDASTQAQIGSASEADKAQHLRLMHGRKLYEQACFKCHDYGDLGAPQLGNAEAWATRKDKGIDALVKTVIDGKGHMYAHGGSNSLSTEEFKMMTEYMLSTLEEGWVSPQQNGK; from the coding sequence ATGAAAAAGTTGATTGTTTCCGTCGTATTTTCCACCCTGTGTTTCGCGTCATGGAATGCTAGCGCAGAAGATAAACCGATTGACCCAGCCGCCGGGAAAACCCTGTATGAAACCTATTGCTTTATGTGCCACGACCGGGGGCTTGGTCATGCTCCTCGCCCCGGTGAAAAGGGTGATTGGGCAAAGTTGTTACCGCTGGGTGAAGATACGCTCTACACATCCATCATTGATGGCCCCAATCACATGTATTCAAAAGGCATTAGCCCCATCTGGTCAGAGTGGCAACTCAAAAGCATGATCCGTTACCTGACCAGTACAGTGACCGATGCATCAACCCAAGCGCAGATTGGCTCTGCCAGTGAGGCGGATAAAGCACAGCATCTGCGCTTGATGCATGGGCGCAAGCTGTATGAACAGGCTTGTTTCAAGTGCCACGATTATGGCGACTTGGGCGCTCCCCAACTGGGCAACGCTGAAGCGTGGGCAACACGCAAAGACAAGGGCATCGACGCCTTGGTGAAAACCGTGATTGATGGCAAAGGCCACATGTATGCGCACGGCGGCAGCAACAGCCTTTCCACGGAAGAATTCAAAATGATGACCGAGTACATGTTGAGTACGTTGGAAGAAGGTTGGGTTTCACCGCAACAAAACGGTAAATGA